Proteins found in one Anopheles aquasalis chromosome 3, idAnoAquaMG_Q_19, whole genome shotgun sequence genomic segment:
- the LOC126578710 gene encoding testis-specific serine/threonine-protein kinase 4, whose product MSIADRVSYRRALLQRGFHIGAKIGQGTFSSVRLAKHINRRGKVTLLACKIIKLDQCNDELREKFLPRELEIITSLQHPHLLHASRVVQLDQRVFIFMQYASGGDLLQYIKQHGPLKESAAKRWFQQLLIAICFLHSKGIAHRDLKCENILINGRHELLVGDFGFAKRCCDTPGQPMATDEDQRHHSWSETFCGSLAYAAPEVIMSQPYDPMVADIWSLGVVLFVMLNSATPFGEDNLARLVRLQTDRMYVYNDHLAKPLTTEARMVIDLMLEPYPQQRITLSQLRKMYWLLTK is encoded by the coding sequence ATGTCCATCGCCGATCGCGTGTCCTACCGTCGCGCTCTGCTGCAGAGGGGGTTCCACATCGGTGCGAAGATTGGCCAAGGAACGTTCTCCTCTGTACGGCTCGCCAAGCACATCAATCGACGCGGGAAGGTCACGCTGCTTGCCTGCAAGATCATCAAGCTGGACCAGTGTAATGACGAATTGCGGGAAAAGTTCTTGCCACGGGAACTGGAAATAATCACCTCCCTCCAGCACCCTCACCTGCTGCACGCTAGTCGAGTGGTGCAGCTGGACCAGCGCGTTTTCATCTTCATGCAGTACGCCTCCGGTGGTGATCTGCTGCAGTACATCAAACAGCACGGACCGCTCAAAGAGTCCGCCGCTAAACGGTGGTTCCAGCAGCTGTTGATCGCAATCTGCTTCCTCCATTCGAAGGGAATCGCCCATCGGGATCTGAAGTGTGAGAACATACTGATCAACGGTCGGCACGAGCTGTTGGTAGGTGATTTTGGGTTCGCCAAACGCTGCTGCGACACACCGGGGCAACCGATGGCCACTGATGAGGACCAGCGCCATCACAGCTGGTCAGAAACGTTCTGCGGATCGCTAGCATATGCGGCACCGGAAGTGATCATGTCACAACCGTACGATCCAATGGTGGCCGATATCTGGTCGCTGGGTGTCGTACTGTTTGTCATGCTCAACTCTGCCACACCGTTCGGTGAAGATAACCTGGCCCGATTGGTGAGACTACAGACGGATCGAATGTACGTCTACAATGACCATCTCGCCAAACCGCTAACCACCGAAGCGCGGATGGTCATCGATTTAATGCTGGAACCGTATCCGCAGCAGAGGATCACACTGTCCCAGCTGAGGAAGATGTATTGGCTGCTTACAAAGTAG
- the LOC126578707 gene encoding aquaporin AQPAn.G-like isoform X1, whose translation MEFNGLSKDQNHHQQQPQRPPLYEANGVTAGNRSVQERWSFEVVWQTKISNTSSFDVMVKFLAEFFGTATLMFLGCMGCLDGFDNATSNFSRGIVFGFTVMIVILTFGVVSGAHINPVVSIAAYIYGDLSAMMTLVYFVAQFAGAICGYGLLMAVSPTSYFDDALVTGRGSCVTAPHDSLSTGSALAIEFLVTGILIWSCCGVWDPRNAKHQDSGPLKFALLVAAISVAAGPATGASMNPARTLAPCLWNNSYHKIWIYFVGPPLAGVVMPIFYKYIFRKEVTPDSVIEAEPAREQVCVCVVHNRESNEAKV comes from the exons ATGGAGTTCAATGGTTTATCGAAGGATCagaaccatcatcagcagcaacctcaGCGGCCTCCACTATACGAAGCGAATGGTGTCACAGCTGGAAACCGATCGGTACAAGAACGATGGAGTTTTGAAGTTGTTTGGCAAACTAAAA TCTCCAACACCAGCTCCTTCGACGTAATGGTCAAGTTTTTGGCGGAGTTCTTCGGGACGGCGACTCTCATGTTCCTGGGCTGTATGGGATGCCTGGATGGATTCGATAATGCGACGAGTAACTTCAGCCGCGGCATCGTCTTCGGTTTTACCGTTATGATTGTAATACTAACGTTCGGTGTCGTCTCCGGAGCGCACATTAACCCGGTCGTTTCGATAGCCGCCTACATCTATGGAGATCTGTCAGCGATG ATGACGTTAGTATACTTTGTTGCTCAGTTTGCCGGGGCCATATGTGGTTACGGATTGCTGATGGCAGTATCACCGACCAGCTATTTCGATGATGCGCTTGTAACGGGACGCGGAAGCTGCGTCACGGCACCGCACGACAGCTTGTCAACAGGCAGTGCTCTAGCTATTGAATTTCTGGTCACTGGGATACTCATTTGGAGCTGCTGTGGTGTTTGGGACCCGCGTAACGCAAAGCATCAGGATTCGGGACCGCTCAAGTTCGCCCTGCTAGTGGCAGCCATTTCCGTTGCCGCCGGACCAGCTACCGGTGCCAGCATGAACCCGGCTAGAACGTTAGCTCCATGCTTGTGGAACAATAGTTATCATAAAATATGG atCTACTTTGTTGGACCTCCGCTAGCTGGTGTTGTGATGCCGATCTTTTACAAGTACATCTTCCGTAAAGAGGTGACACCGGATAGTGTAATTGAGGCAGAGCCAGCGCGAGAGcaggtgtgtgtctgtgttgttcACAATCGAGAGTCTAACGAAGCGAAAGTTTAA
- the LOC126578707 gene encoding aquaporin AQPAn.G-like isoform X2, with the protein MLSASVQHLTAFIKVKLKAISRLSNTSSFDVMVKFLAEFFGTATLMFLGCMGCLDGFDNATSNFSRGIVFGFTVMIVILTFGVVSGAHINPVVSIAAYIYGDLSAMMTLVYFVAQFAGAICGYGLLMAVSPTSYFDDALVTGRGSCVTAPHDSLSTGSALAIEFLVTGILIWSCCGVWDPRNAKHQDSGPLKFALLVAAISVAAGPATGASMNPARTLAPCLWNNSYHKIWIYFVGPPLAGVVMPIFYKYIFRKEVTPDSVIEAEPAREQVCVCVVHNRESNEAKV; encoded by the exons ATGCTTTCCGCGTCTGTACAACACCTAACGGCTTTTATCAAAGTCAAGCTGAAGGCTATTTCCCGCC TCTCCAACACCAGCTCCTTCGACGTAATGGTCAAGTTTTTGGCGGAGTTCTTCGGGACGGCGACTCTCATGTTCCTGGGCTGTATGGGATGCCTGGATGGATTCGATAATGCGACGAGTAACTTCAGCCGCGGCATCGTCTTCGGTTTTACCGTTATGATTGTAATACTAACGTTCGGTGTCGTCTCCGGAGCGCACATTAACCCGGTCGTTTCGATAGCCGCCTACATCTATGGAGATCTGTCAGCGATG ATGACGTTAGTATACTTTGTTGCTCAGTTTGCCGGGGCCATATGTGGTTACGGATTGCTGATGGCAGTATCACCGACCAGCTATTTCGATGATGCGCTTGTAACGGGACGCGGAAGCTGCGTCACGGCACCGCACGACAGCTTGTCAACAGGCAGTGCTCTAGCTATTGAATTTCTGGTCACTGGGATACTCATTTGGAGCTGCTGTGGTGTTTGGGACCCGCGTAACGCAAAGCATCAGGATTCGGGACCGCTCAAGTTCGCCCTGCTAGTGGCAGCCATTTCCGTTGCCGCCGGACCAGCTACCGGTGCCAGCATGAACCCGGCTAGAACGTTAGCTCCATGCTTGTGGAACAATAGTTATCATAAAATATGG atCTACTTTGTTGGACCTCCGCTAGCTGGTGTTGTGATGCCGATCTTTTACAAGTACATCTTCCGTAAAGAGGTGACACCGGATAGTGTAATTGAGGCAGAGCCAGCGCGAGAGcaggtgtgtgtctgtgttgttcACAATCGAGAGTCTAACGAAGCGAAAGTTTAA
- the LOC126578701 gene encoding aquaporin-like gives MALVHPLHGTIDRLGSTTTTTTTAATTMSTAKTTTKGAGATYQQLLRQQPRRSGPSVVSSADGYQYARGFELANSPASRKSQSLPRHCRSSYSDRFTPELPVLRPRVIFPFTPFTKVTMNRSTLDNIAVFLAELIGTGLLVMLGCMGCVSGLGHIPGHFELAINFGLIVMIIVQVFGCVSGSHLNPAVTAGAWVYDLVSTKMALAYVAAQCIGSFMGYGILKMLTPAAVFDTAKEQGAGFCVTQPNSLITTTQAVGIEFVATMVLILVCCGVWDPRNAKHHDSVALKFGFTVGALAVAAGPYTGASMNPARSLGPVLWNGDYTAHWVYWIGPLTAAFLTAFAYKAVFRREVPVELPNHELRALNTDK, from the exons ATGGCGCTAGTGCACCCCTTACACGGAACGATCGATAGACTCGGtagcacaacgacgacgacgacgacggccgcgacgacgatgtcgacagcgaagacgacgacgaaaggtgCCGGGGCCACTTATCAGCAGCTGCTAAGGCAGCAACCGCGACGAAGCGGTCCTTCGGTGGTCTCGAGTGCCGACGGCTATCAGTACGCTCGTGGCTTCGAGCTCGCCAACAGTCCCGCCAGCCGCAAGTCTCAGTCGTTGCCGCGCCATTGCCGATCCTCGTACTCTGACAGATTCACCCCGGAGCTGCCAGTGCTGCGTCCACGTGTGATCTTCCCATTTACTCCATTCACG AAAGTCACGATGAATCGATCCACTTTAGATAATATTGCGGTCTTCCTGGCCGAACTGATCGGCACcgggctgctggtgatgctcgGTTGCATGGGCTGCGTATCCGGACTGGGCCACATACCAGGCCACTTCGAGCTGGCGATCAACTTTGGTCTGATCGTCATGATCATCGTGCAGGTGTTTGGTTGCGTTTCCGGCTCCCATCTCAATCCGGCCGTCACAGCAGGTGCCTGGGTGTACGATCTGGTCTCCACCAAG ATGGCACTGGCGTACGTAGCGGCACAGTGTATCGGATCGTTCATGGGCTACGGTATCCTGAAAATGCTCACACCGGCTGCAGTGTTCGACACAGCCAAGGAACAAGGCGCTGGCTTCTGTGTAACGCAACCGAACTCTCTCATTACCACGACACAAGCCGTTGGTATCGAGTTTGTGGCGACGATGGTACTGATCCTGGTGTGCTGCGGTGTTTGGGATCCACGTAACGCTAAGCACCACGATTCGGTTGCACTCAAGTTTGGTTTCACCGTTGGTGCActggccgttgctgct GGTCCTTATACCGGTGCTAGCATGAACCCGGCTCGTTCGCTTGGTCCCGTCCTATGGAACGGTGACTACACGGCTCACTGGGTGTACTGGATTGGCCCTCTGACCGCCGCCTTCCTTACCGCGTTCGCCTACAAAGCCGTCTTCCGGCGGGAGGTCCCAGTGGAGCTGCCAAACCATGAGCTTCGGGCGCTGAATACCGACAAGTAG